The following proteins are co-located in the Actinomycetes bacterium genome:
- a CDS encoding undecaprenyl-diphosphate phosphatase — GEPVDWGPTLLATGIAFVVGLAVIVYFLRYISTHSFRPFVVYRIALGLVVLGLLAAGVIDT; from the coding sequence GGCGAGCCGGTCGACTGGGGGCCGACCCTGCTGGCGACCGGCATCGCCTTCGTCGTCGGGCTGGCGGTGATCGTCTACTTCCTCCGCTACATCTCGACGCACAGCTTCCGGCCGTTCGTCGTCTATCGGATCGCGCTCGGCCTGGTGGTCCTCGGTCTGCTGGCCGCCGGCGTCATCGACACCTGA
- a CDS encoding peptidoglycan DD-metalloendopeptidase family protein, with the protein MRATVRRRTSLTAALLAAVCLSLVGSGLPASAADPTPSPSPTETLSKAEQRRQDRADARARERAAEKRKEAAEKARKQAEEEARRAAEEAHDAAALVEASKDLAKAKTDLVIAQHALDDAREALKAAREIDAQAQTDLDVAVLAEDRAGRELEIVEARIASRQDDLGSLARVAYQSNGSMGEWALVLSSTSPNQLADRLAFLQSVGSAGNAVLAELTADRAELLNARSRMTAARKEAEARREAAAFALAAVQAKEMMADAAQKQVDAVVAARKAAFEEAKKAALEDKRQYQVLVTESGALASRIVDLSRELAGGGRPPKGTGEFVRPGTGSITSPFGPRFHPILHYVKIHTGTDFSVGDGIAYAADDGVVLFTEFNVAYGNMTVIDHGKIGGLRVTTMYAHQAAVGVKPGDRVVKGQAIGVIGSTGYSTGPHLHFEVRVDGEPLDPEPFLKGAKLPTELDAADLVRDGQPR; encoded by the coding sequence ATGCGTGCCACCGTGCGGCGGCGCACCTCGCTGACCGCTGCCCTGCTCGCCGCCGTCTGCCTCTCCCTGGTCGGTTCTGGGCTGCCCGCTTCGGCGGCCGACCCCACCCCCTCCCCGAGCCCGACGGAGACGCTGTCCAAGGCCGAGCAGCGCCGCCAGGACCGCGCCGACGCCAGGGCGCGCGAGCGGGCCGCCGAGAAGCGCAAGGAGGCGGCCGAGAAGGCGCGCAAGCAGGCCGAGGAGGAGGCCCGGCGGGCCGCCGAGGAGGCGCACGACGCCGCCGCACTCGTCGAGGCGTCGAAGGACCTGGCCAAGGCCAAGACCGACCTGGTCATCGCCCAACACGCCCTCGACGACGCCCGCGAGGCGCTGAAGGCGGCCCGGGAGATCGACGCGCAGGCCCAGACCGACCTCGACGTGGCGGTCCTCGCCGAGGACCGGGCCGGACGTGAGCTCGAGATCGTCGAGGCGCGCATCGCCTCCCGGCAGGACGACCTGGGGTCGCTGGCCCGGGTGGCCTACCAGAGCAACGGCTCGATGGGCGAATGGGCGCTGGTGCTGTCGTCGACGAGCCCGAACCAGCTCGCCGACCGCCTCGCCTTCCTGCAGAGCGTCGGCAGCGCGGGCAACGCGGTGCTCGCCGAGCTGACCGCCGACCGGGCCGAGCTGCTCAACGCCCGGTCGCGGATGACGGCCGCACGCAAGGAGGCCGAGGCTCGCCGCGAGGCCGCAGCCTTCGCGCTGGCCGCCGTGCAGGCCAAGGAGATGATGGCCGACGCCGCGCAGAAGCAGGTCGACGCCGTCGTCGCGGCCCGAAAGGCGGCCTTCGAGGAGGCCAAGAAGGCGGCGCTCGAGGACAAGCGGCAGTACCAGGTGCTCGTCACCGAGTCCGGCGCGCTGGCCTCCCGGATCGTCGACCTCTCCCGCGAGCTCGCCGGGGGTGGGCGTCCGCCCAAGGGCACCGGGGAGTTCGTCCGCCCGGGCACCGGCTCCATCACCTCGCCGTTCGGCCCCCGGTTCCACCCGATCCTGCACTACGTGAAGATCCACACCGGCACGGACTTCTCGGTCGGCGACGGCATCGCCTACGCCGCCGACGACGGCGTCGTGCTGTTCACCGAGTTCAACGTCGCCTACGGCAACATGACGGTGATCGACCACGGCAAGATCGGCGGCCTGCGCGTCACCACGATGTACGCGCACCAGGCTGCGGTCGGGGTCAAGCCCGGCGACCGCGTCGTCAAGGGGCAGGCCATCGGCGTCATCGGGTCGACCGGCTACTCGACCGGGCCGCACCTGCACTTCGAGGTGCGGGTGGACGGCGAGCCGCTGGACCCTGAGCCGTTCCTCAAGGGCGCCAAGCTGCCCACCGAGCTCGACGCCGCGGACCTGGTCCGCGACGGCCAGCCCCGCTGA
- the corA gene encoding magnesium/cobalt transporter CorA, which produces MIVDCALYRQGRREQVPDGLDDLGAALATARATGDSFIWIGLHEPTEAELEKVALEFGLHPLAVEDAVKAHQRPKVEEFADSLFVVLKTVGYDEETQQVELGDVMLFLGDSFIVSVRHGRARALSDIRRRLEIESDLLECGPAAVLYAVSDAVVDDYSEIAYAVEEDIEEVEERVFSLERTNDAARIYNLKREVIEFRRAVRPLVEPMSRLSTGQVQMVHERLHPFFRDVADHAVRVAEQVDGFDDLLGSVLNANLAQVGVQQNSDMRRISAWVAIAAVPTAIAGIYGMNFEHMPELRWTYGYPAALLLMAVICVGLYRGFKRSGWL; this is translated from the coding sequence GTGATCGTCGACTGCGCGCTCTACCGACAGGGCCGCCGGGAGCAGGTGCCCGACGGCCTCGATGACCTCGGCGCGGCGCTGGCCACGGCCCGGGCGACGGGCGACTCGTTCATCTGGATCGGGCTGCACGAGCCGACCGAGGCCGAGCTGGAGAAGGTCGCCCTGGAGTTCGGCCTGCACCCGCTGGCCGTCGAGGACGCGGTGAAGGCGCACCAGCGGCCCAAGGTCGAGGAGTTCGCCGACTCGCTGTTCGTCGTGCTCAAGACCGTGGGCTATGACGAGGAGACCCAGCAGGTCGAGCTCGGCGACGTGATGCTCTTCCTCGGCGACTCGTTCATCGTGTCGGTGCGCCACGGGAGGGCCCGTGCCCTCTCCGACATCCGCCGCCGCCTGGAGATCGAGTCCGATCTGCTCGAGTGCGGTCCGGCTGCCGTGCTCTACGCCGTGAGCGACGCCGTGGTCGACGACTACAGCGAGATCGCCTACGCGGTCGAGGAGGACATCGAGGAGGTCGAGGAGCGCGTCTTCTCGCTCGAGCGCACCAACGACGCGGCGCGCATCTACAACCTCAAGCGCGAGGTCATCGAGTTCCGCCGCGCGGTGCGTCCCCTGGTGGAGCCGATGTCGCGGCTGTCGACCGGCCAGGTCCAGATGGTCCACGAGCGGCTGCACCCGTTCTTCCGCGACGTGGCGGACCACGCGGTCCGGGTCGCCGAGCAGGTCGACGGTTTCGACGACCTGCTGGGCTCTGTCCTCAACGCCAACCTGGCCCAGGTCGGCGTGCAGCAGAACTCGGACATGCGACGCATCTCGGCCTGGGTGGCGATCGCCGCGGTCCCGACGGCGATCGCGGGGATCTACGGGATGAACTTCGAGCACATGCCGGAGCTGCGCTGGACCTACGGGTACCCGGCCGCCCTGCTGCTGATGGCGGTCATCTGCGTGGGCCTCTACCGAGGGTTCAAGCGCAGTGGCTGGCTGTGA
- a CDS encoding histidine phosphatase family protein — MTTLLLVRHGRTTANGAGVLAGWTEGVSLDDAGREQVTALAQRLAPVPLTAVVTSPLQRCLETTDLMLAGRDDVPRHVDDRVGEVRYGDWSGEKLSKLAKDPLWKVVQAHPSAMTFPGEGGEALRDMQVRGVAAVREWNTRLGDDAVYAVVSHGDVIKAVLADALGMHLDQFQRLVADPASVSIVTYTALRPFVVRMNDGGGDLSFLAPKPKRKSRRKAGSSGSSSTRSSARESARSSDAALGGGAGPQA, encoded by the coding sequence GTGACCACGCTGCTGCTCGTCCGCCACGGGCGCACCACGGCCAACGGCGCCGGCGTGCTCGCCGGGTGGACGGAGGGGGTTTCCCTCGACGACGCCGGCCGCGAGCAGGTGACCGCCCTGGCGCAGCGTCTCGCGCCGGTGCCGCTGACGGCGGTCGTCACGAGCCCGCTGCAGCGCTGCCTGGAGACGACCGACCTGATGCTCGCCGGCCGCGACGACGTGCCCCGCCACGTCGACGACCGGGTCGGCGAGGTCCGCTACGGCGACTGGTCGGGCGAGAAGCTCTCCAAGCTCGCCAAGGACCCGCTGTGGAAGGTGGTCCAGGCGCACCCGTCGGCGATGACCTTCCCCGGTGAGGGCGGTGAGGCCCTGCGCGACATGCAGGTGCGCGGCGTGGCCGCCGTGCGCGAGTGGAACACCCGGCTGGGCGACGACGCCGTCTATGCCGTCGTGTCGCACGGCGACGTCATCAAGGCGGTGTTGGCCGACGCCCTCGGCATGCATCTCGACCAGTTCCAGCGGCTGGTTGCCGATCCTGCGTCGGTGAGCATCGTCACCTACACGGCGCTGCGCCCGTTCGTCGTTCGGATGAACGACGGCGGCGGCGACCTCTCGTTCCTCGCGCCGAAGCCGAAGCGGAAGAGCCGTCGCAAGGCCGGGTCATCCGGCTCGTCGTCGACCCGCTCGTCGGCCCGCGAGTCGGCCCGGTCGTCGGACGCCGCGCTCGGCGGCGGCGCCGGTCCGCAGGCCTGA
- a CDS encoding DUF3090 domain-containing protein, giving the protein MARIVFEYDPPDRFVAGTVGEPGQRTFYLQAAGGGRTTSVALEKQQVAVLAERVEALLDEVVRQSSGVAAVPAVTPADVTDTEPLASPVEEEFRVGTMALAWDTDDEVVVIEAQELTDGEDDDDTETPLIDDEADEGPTLLRVRITGAAARAFVSRAQAVVAAGRPPCPFCGGPLDAGGHVCPRANGYRR; this is encoded by the coding sequence ATGGCGCGCATCGTCTTCGAGTACGACCCGCCGGACCGCTTCGTGGCCGGGACCGTGGGGGAGCCGGGGCAGCGCACCTTCTACCTCCAGGCCGCTGGCGGGGGCCGGACGACGAGCGTCGCCCTGGAGAAGCAGCAGGTCGCGGTGCTGGCCGAGCGGGTCGAGGCGCTGCTCGACGAGGTCGTGCGCCAGTCGTCCGGCGTGGCCGCCGTGCCGGCCGTCACGCCCGCCGACGTGACGGACACCGAACCGCTGGCCAGCCCGGTCGAGGAGGAGTTCCGGGTCGGGACGATGGCGCTCGCCTGGGACACCGACGACGAGGTCGTGGTCATCGAGGCCCAGGAGCTGACCGACGGCGAGGACGACGACGACACCGAGACCCCGTTGATCGACGACGAGGCCGACGAAGGACCGACGCTGCTGCGGGTGCGCATCACCGGCGCTGCCGCCCGGGCCTTCGTCTCTCGGGCGCAGGCCGTCGTCGCCGCCGGCCGGCCGCCGTGCCCCTTCTGCGGCGGGCCGCTGGACGCGGGCGGGCACGTGTGCCCCCGGGCCAACGGCTACCGCCGGTAG